Proteins co-encoded in one Chitinophagales bacterium genomic window:
- a CDS encoding FtsX-like permease family protein, with translation MKIKLITQISVALLTARLKQTMVAAFGVTFSITMFITLLSFMAGLNDLLDNLILNRTPHVRLYNEILPSKIQPIARSTAFSGAYHFVKHVKPRNELLEIRNSAAIINALKNDPNVRGVAPKTTIPIFYNVGAINLTGVINGIDVDAENRLFTFQDYVVQGKTIDLKNTPNSIILGIGAAKKMLVQMGDNIQVTTSNGTRFPLKVVGFFQSGIDEIDKVQSYTTLATTQKMLGKPASYVTDIQIKISDMTIAPALAKKYHKLFETEAIDIQTANAQFETGSSVRTLISYAVGITLLIVAGFGIYNILNMMIYEKMDSIAILKATGFSGKDVNAIFITIALTIGLVGGALGLVFGLGLSALIGEIPFNTASLPTVKTYPISYNPNFYLIGAVFSIITTYLAGYFPSKKASRIDPVDIIRGK, from the coding sequence ATGAAAATTAAACTCATCACACAGATTTCAGTGGCTTTGCTCACCGCCCGACTAAAACAAACGATGGTTGCTGCCTTTGGTGTCACCTTCAGCATCACTATGTTCATCACGCTACTCAGTTTTATGGCAGGTCTAAACGATTTGCTCGACAATCTAATTCTGAACCGGACTCCCCATGTGAGACTCTACAATGAAATCTTGCCTTCCAAGATTCAGCCCATTGCCAGATCTACTGCATTTTCTGGAGCCTACCATTTTGTGAAGCATGTAAAACCCAGAAATGAATTGCTGGAAATTCGTAACAGTGCAGCCATCATCAATGCACTAAAAAATGATCCCAATGTCCGAGGTGTTGCTCCCAAAACCACCATTCCCATTTTTTACAATGTAGGTGCCATTAATCTAACGGGGGTAATCAACGGCATTGACGTAGATGCAGAAAACAGACTTTTCACCTTTCAGGATTATGTGGTACAGGGGAAAACCATAGACTTGAAAAATACGCCCAACAGCATCATATTGGGCATTGGAGCCGCAAAGAAAATGCTCGTTCAGATGGGGGATAACATCCAAGTAACGACCAGCAATGGCACTCGATTTCCGTTGAAAGTAGTTGGATTCTTTCAATCTGGTATAGATGAGATAGACAAAGTTCAGAGCTATACAACCCTTGCAACAACTCAAAAAATGCTTGGAAAACCTGCAAGTTATGTCACCGATATTCAAATCAAAATTTCTGATATGACGATTGCGCCAGCTCTTGCTAAAAAATACCATAAGTTGTTTGAAACAGAAGCCATCGACATTCAAACCGCCAATGCCCAATTTGAAACAGGAAGTTCGGTGCGGACGCTGATTTCTTATGCGGTGGGCATCACCTTGCTGATTGTGGCTGGATTTGGGATTTACAATATCCTGAATATGATGATTTATGAGAAAATGGATTCCATTGCGATTCTAAAAGCTACTGGTTTTTCGGGCAAAGATGTCAATGCCATTTTTATCACCATTGCCCTGACGATTGGTTTGGTAGGTGGCGCACTTGGATTGGTCTTTGGATTGGGGCTGTCTGCCTTGATTGGCGAAATACCCTTCAATACCGCTTCCTTGCCTACGGTAAAAACCTATCCTATCAGCTACAATCCGAACTTCTATTTGATAGGGGCGGTTTTTTCAATCATTACCACTTATTTGGCGGGATACTTTCCATCTAAAAAAGCAAGCAGAATTGATCCTGTGGATATCATTCGAGGAAAATAG
- a CDS encoding ABC transporter ATP-binding protein, producing MEKKKVIEAVSISKSFHDPITVKVLTDVSFSINTGEFVSIVGKSGCGKSTLLYILSTMDTSYEGELLLDGISMKDKKDAALAKVRNEKIGFVFQFHYLLNEFTNLKNVMLPGLKLAKLTPKKLEHNAYEKLKILGIEKEALKYPNQLSGGQKQRVAIARALINEPLIIMGDEPTGNLDKKNSNVVFNIFKELAEEYHQSLLIVTHDLDFAAKTHRTITMEDGKIISTGLI from the coding sequence ATGGAAAAGAAGAAAGTTATAGAAGCTGTAAGCATTAGCAAATCATTTCATGATCCCATCACCGTGAAAGTCCTAACTGATGTGAGTTTTTCTATCAATACGGGTGAGTTTGTTTCTATTGTGGGGAAATCAGGTTGTGGCAAATCAACCTTACTCTACATTTTATCTACCATGGATACCAGCTACGAAGGTGAGCTATTGCTGGACGGCATCAGCATGAAAGACAAAAAGGATGCAGCCTTGGCCAAGGTGCGAAATGAAAAAATCGGTTTCGTATTTCAATTCCATTATTTACTCAATGAATTCACCAACCTTAAAAACGTGATGCTGCCTGGACTCAAACTAGCAAAACTCACACCCAAAAAATTGGAACACAATGCCTATGAGAAATTAAAGATTCTGGGGATAGAAAAGGAGGCACTAAAATACCCTAATCAGCTTAGCGGTGGTCAAAAACAGCGTGTAGCTATTGCTCGGGCATTGATTAATGAACCCTTGATTATCATGGGAGATGAACCTACGGGTAATTTGGACAAAAAAAATAGCAATGTGGTGTTTAATATTTTCAAGGAGCTGGCAGAAGAATACCACCAGTCTTTATTGATTGTTACCCACGATCTGGATTTTGCAGCGAAGACCCATAGGACCATCACCATGGAAGATGGGAAAATAATCAGCACTGGCTTAATCTAA
- a CDS encoding DUF6544 family protein, whose protein sequence is MIITITLIGLLLSILIIGKINLSIKFSKQVKALFAQSKNISNQTYHKNQIDSLPEPVQRYFNHILKEGQSYISYARIKHDGQFKTDLNKDWIDITGEQYATTAKPGFIWKGTTAMFVARDMYISDQGRLIATLFSVYNVADAKGEKYNEGELLRWLGESVLYPTNLLPSNRLQWFPIDSNTAKLTFNYNGLSLFFKFTFNELGEITEMETQRYMGENNLETWVIKATNYKKMNNVFIPTAFDVLWRLDKGDFSYAKFNITEVEYDKPEKF, encoded by the coding sequence ATGATAATTACAATCACCCTCATTGGACTTCTCTTATCAATCCTAATTATTGGCAAAATAAATTTGTCCATAAAATTCAGCAAACAAGTCAAAGCGCTTTTTGCTCAATCAAAAAATATCTCCAACCAGACCTATCATAAAAACCAAATCGACAGTTTGCCAGAACCTGTACAACGGTATTTTAACCATATTTTAAAAGAAGGTCAATCCTACATCAGTTATGCAAGAATTAAACATGATGGACAATTTAAAACAGACCTTAACAAAGATTGGATAGATATAACAGGAGAACAATACGCAACAACGGCGAAACCAGGCTTTATTTGGAAAGGCACAACAGCCATGTTTGTTGCACGAGACATGTATATTTCAGACCAGGGAAGACTGATTGCTACCCTTTTTTCAGTATATAATGTTGCGGATGCAAAAGGCGAAAAATACAATGAAGGCGAACTCCTTCGTTGGCTTGGAGAAAGCGTTTTGTATCCGACGAACTTATTACCGAGCAATAGACTTCAATGGTTTCCGATTGATTCCAATACCGCAAAACTTACCTTTAATTACAATGGACTTTCCCTATTTTTTAAATTTACTTTTAATGAACTTGGAGAAATAACCGAGATGGAAACGCAACGATATATGGGCGAAAACAATCTGGAAACTTGGGTGATCAAAGCAACAAACTACAAGAAAATGAATAATGTATTTATACCGACAGCCTTTGATGTGTTATGGCGATTAGACAAAGGTGATTTTAGTTATGCGAAATTTAATATCACAGAAGTGGAGTACGATAAACCTGAAAAATTCTAA
- a CDS encoding CHAT domain-containing protein: protein MIPSHSLSLQISKEAQQNLNTLQEQLEAYLKECRSLQKPFYLPAHLAEKFQQSLNEILATGDHWLQFFGQLHSTAEHQLLQLESDSNFLLNQFWRMAQSPTTKELLADIPHLFLANQLKNHPSTTAFKANNPLPLKILVMISSPENSAVDKLLDYEAEERQLLEAFEPLFEHGQVQIDFTDVGSLESLAEKLRDNPYHILHFSGHGTYQDGVGYLELEDHLSMNSKLVKAADFAEVLNRKPEHRPALVLLSSCLTARGTADDQLSGMTNYLLHQGIPAVVAMGWSILDSYAIQFAAELYRQIAQREPLHRAFRSALLHIREQEAEMWRKAGAADLIRPFQWLMPQLYQRQIVTHLVDWSAPMDKVKLKSFRFVSGQEKMILKRSLSAQHYFVGRRKDKRDAVPIFLKGKALLLKGQGGMGKTTMAEYLVQRMIAFNNRSVPFLFDQYATMETVLDSMSEALEDEYDDFDFQEKLEKIDKGISKFKFLLKTLKKYCFPIFVFDNLETLQSKPNKPFLDKKSDIAEIIVFLYKNQKTPLLLTCRYEVAECPDIATVNLKHVGLNDFWKKIRYLSINQLRQHLLQQQQNIHPNSENQLTYKAVVNWLYETFGGNFRALEWFDEQFQNAPKGIAASIQSLNELKEKYRTATEETLRKMTTDLAFGQLLQLLDESESDSLHLLAHFQTPVEQRALELQNQELPYEKNLQKLQSLTLVEQAQTYYYVNPLTKELLQKNSPARPPTPLFSDRQAGNYYYARYHNFHEVTMGEIEAGLQHYLKAQYAERVNELGGKVLNYYYGQSAFRKALHYAESIEAIAAESLDTEVGNRIGLIYRVFGENDKAMNLYQRNLAIQQQIGDKSGEGTTLNNLATTAHAKGDYDTALDYLKKSLAIQQQIGDKSGEGTTLNNISQIYDSRGDYDTALDYLKKSLAIRQQIGDKSGEGTTLNNLATTAHAKGDYDTALDYLKNPSPFSNKLEIKAGKERRSIISVKSMIPEVTMTPLWTTSKNPSPFSNKLEIKAGKERRSII, encoded by the coding sequence ATGATTCCAAGCCATTCCCTCTCCCTGCAAATCTCCAAAGAAGCCCAACAAAACCTAAACACGCTTCAAGAACAACTCGAAGCGTATTTGAAGGAATGTAGGTCGCTGCAAAAACCTTTCTACCTTCCCGCCCATTTAGCCGAAAAATTTCAACAAAGCCTCAACGAAATTTTGGCAACGGGCGACCATTGGCTGCAATTTTTCGGGCAATTGCACAGCACAGCCGAACATCAATTGCTGCAATTGGAAAGCGACAGCAATTTTTTGTTGAACCAATTTTGGCGCATGGCACAAAGTCCAACAACAAAAGAGTTGCTGGCAGACATTCCCCATCTGTTTCTCGCCAATCAACTGAAAAATCACCCTTCCACAACTGCCTTCAAAGCCAACAATCCCCTGCCTTTGAAGATATTGGTGATGATTTCGAGTCCTGAAAATTCGGCAGTGGACAAACTATTGGACTACGAAGCCGAAGAGCGGCAATTATTGGAGGCATTTGAGCCTTTGTTTGAGCATGGACAGGTGCAGATAGATTTCACCGATGTCGGTTCGCTCGAATCCCTTGCCGAAAAACTGCGGGACAATCCCTACCACATATTGCATTTTTCGGGACACGGCACCTATCAAGACGGAGTCGGTTATTTGGAATTGGAAGACCACCTGAGCATGAACAGCAAGTTGGTGAAAGCGGCTGATTTTGCGGAGGTGCTGAATCGGAAGCCCGAACACCGCCCTGCTTTGGTGCTGTTGAGTTCTTGTCTGACCGCAAGAGGCACTGCCGACGACCAACTCAGTGGCATGACCAATTACCTGCTGCATCAAGGCATTCCTGCAGTGGTAGCGATGGGTTGGAGTATTTTAGACAGTTATGCCATTCAGTTTGCGGCGGAACTCTATCGGCAAATCGCCCAGCGAGAACCCTTGCACCGAGCTTTCCGCAGCGCACTCCTACACATCCGAGAGCAAGAAGCCGAAATGTGGCGAAAAGCAGGAGCGGCGGATCTGATTCGCCCTTTTCAATGGCTAATGCCGCAACTCTACCAACGACAAATCGTGACGCATTTGGTGGATTGGTCGGCTCCAATGGACAAGGTGAAGCTCAAAAGTTTTCGCTTTGTGTCGGGGCAGGAAAAAATGATATTGAAGCGCAGCCTATCCGCACAGCACTATTTTGTGGGCAGACGCAAGGACAAACGGGATGCTGTGCCGATTTTTTTGAAGGGCAAGGCATTATTGCTCAAAGGGCAGGGCGGTATGGGCAAAACCACGATGGCAGAATATTTGGTGCAGCGCATGATTGCCTTCAACAACCGCAGCGTTCCTTTTCTGTTCGACCAATATGCTACTATGGAGACGGTCTTGGACAGTATGTCGGAAGCATTGGAGGATGAATACGACGACTTTGATTTTCAAGAGAAATTGGAGAAAATTGACAAAGGAATCAGCAAGTTCAAGTTTCTTTTGAAAACACTCAAAAAATACTGTTTCCCTATTTTTGTATTCGACAATTTGGAAACTTTGCAAAGTAAACCAAACAAACCGTTTTTAGACAAAAAAAGTGATATTGCTGAGATTATTGTCTTTCTCTACAAAAACCAAAAAACACCCCTCCTGCTGACCTGCCGCTATGAGGTGGCAGAATGTCCCGACATCGCCACAGTGAACCTCAAGCATGTGGGACTGAACGACTTTTGGAAAAAAATCCGCTACCTCAGCATCAATCAACTGCGGCAACACCTACTCCAACAGCAACAAAACATACACCCCAACAGCGAAAACCAACTGACCTACAAAGCCGTAGTGAATTGGCTCTACGAGACCTTTGGGGGCAATTTTCGGGCATTGGAGTGGTTCGACGAGCAGTTCCAAAATGCGCCCAAAGGTATTGCAGCGAGCATCCAAAGCCTCAATGAATTGAAGGAAAAATACCGCACTGCTACTGAGGAAACCCTGCGAAAAATGACCACTGATTTGGCATTTGGGCAGTTGCTGCAATTGTTGGACGAAAGCGAAAGTGACAGCCTGCACTTGTTGGCGCACTTCCAAACCCCCGTTGAACAGCGCGCCTTAGAGCTGCAAAACCAAGAACTGCCCTACGAAAAAAACCTGCAAAAACTGCAATCACTGACCTTGGTAGAACAGGCTCAAACCTACTACTATGTGAATCCGCTGACCAAAGAACTGCTGCAAAAAAACAGCCCCGCCCGCCCACCCACCCCCCTTTTCTCCGACCGACAAGCGGGCAACTACTACTACGCCCGCTACCACAACTTCCATGAGGTGACAATGGGCGAAATCGAAGCAGGGCTGCAACACTACCTCAAAGCCCAATATGCCGAAAGGGTCAATGAACTCGGCGGCAAGGTGCTGAACTACTACTATGGTCAATCTGCCTTCCGCAAGGCTTTGCATTATGCTGAATCCATTGAAGCAATCGCAGCCGAAAGTTTGGATACAGAAGTGGGCAATCGAATTGGATTGATTTATAGGGTATTTGGGGAGAATGACAAAGCAATGAACTTGTATCAACGCAATCTCGCCATTCAGCAACAAATTGGAGATAAAAGCGGGGAAGGAACGACGCTCAATAATTTAGCGACAACTGCTCATGCCAAAGGTGACTATGACACCGCTTTGGACTACCTCAAAAAATCCCTCGCCATTCAGCAACAAATTGGAGATAAAAGCGGGGAAGGAACGACGCTCAATAATATCAGTCAAATCTATGATTCCAGAGGTGACTATGACACCGCTTTGGACTACCTCAAAAAATCCCTCGCCATAAGGCAACAAATTGGAGATAAAAGCGGGGAAGGAACGACGCTCAATAATTTAGCGACAACTGCTCATGCCAAAGGTGACTATGACACCGCTTTGGACTACCTCAAAAATCCCTCGCCATTCAGCAACAAATTGGAGATAAAAGCGGGGAAGGAACGACGCTCAATAATATCAGTCAAATCTATGATTCCAGAGGTGACTATGACACCGCTTTGGACTACCTCAAAAAATCCCTCGCCATTCAGCAACAAATTGGAGATAAAAGCGGGGAAGGAACGACGCTCAATAATTTAG
- a CDS encoding tetratricopeptide repeat protein, with protein sequence MDYLKKSLAIQQQIGDKSGEGTTLNNLATTAHAKGDYDTALDYLKKSLAIQQQIGDKSGEGTTLNNLATTAHAKGDYDTALDYLKKSLAIRQQIGDKSGEGTTLNNISQIFKARGDYDTALDYLKKSLAIQQQIGDKSGEGTTLNNISQIFKARGDYDTALDYLKKSLAIRQQIGDKSGEGTTLNNLATTAHAKGDYDTALDYLKKSLAIQQQIGDKSGEGTTLNNISQIFKARGDYDTALDYLKKSLAIQQQIGDMNGIAVSQTNIGALYFDIRKFDHAVLPLLEAYQIFRQIGSPNAQTVEQWLNALVGKIGEQRFREIMEAG encoded by the coding sequence TTGGACTACCTCAAAAAATCCCTCGCCATTCAGCAACAAATTGGAGATAAAAGCGGGGAAGGAACGACGCTCAATAATTTAGCGACAACTGCTCATGCCAAAGGTGACTATGACACCGCTTTGGACTACCTCAAAAAATCCCTCGCCATTCAGCAACAAATTGGAGATAAAAGCGGGGAAGGAACGACGCTCAATAATTTAGCGACAACTGCTCATGCCAAAGGTGACTATGACACCGCTTTGGACTACCTCAAAAAATCCCTCGCCATAAGGCAACAAATTGGAGATAAAAGCGGGGAAGGAACGACGCTCAATAATATCAGTCAAATTTTCAAAGCCAGAGGTGACTATGACACCGCTTTGGACTACCTCAAAAAATCCCTCGCCATTCAGCAACAAATTGGAGATAAAAGCGGGGAAGGAACGACGCTCAATAATATCAGTCAAATTTTCAAAGCCAGAGGTGACTATGACACCGCTTTGGACTACCTCAAAAAATCCCTCGCCATAAGGCAACAAATTGGAGATAAAAGCGGGGAAGGAACGACGCTCAATAATTTAGCGACAACTGCTCATGCCAAAGGTGACTATGACACCGCTTTGGACTACCTCAAAAAATCCCTCGCCATTCAGCAACAAATTGGAGATAAAAGCGGGGAAGGAACGACGCTCAATAATATCAGTCAAATTTTCAAAGCCAGAGGTGACTATGACACCGCTTTGGACTACCTCAAAAAATCCCTCGCCATTCAGCAACAAATTGGAGATATGAATGGAATTGCAGTTTCTCAAACCAATATCGGAGCCTTGTATTTTGATATAAGAAAATTTGACCACGCTGTTTTACCTTTGTTGGAGGCATATCAGATTTTTCGACAGATTGGTTCGCCCAATGCTCAGACAGTAGAACAATGGCTGAATGCTTTGGTTGGAAAGATAGGCGAACAGCGTTTTCGGGAGATTATGGAAGCGGGATAA
- a CDS encoding putative toxin-antitoxin system toxin component, PIN family → MRVVIDTNILLVSISQKSAYRWVFDNFLEEKYTLCVTTEILMEYEEILSRHMGEQVASVILQIIENAPNVELITRYFKWNLITVDPDDNKFVDCAIAAGAKYLVTHDKHFDILSNVDFPKVDVIAAEEFKEILDN, encoded by the coding sequence ATGCGTGTAGTGATTGATACAAATATCCTCTTGGTGTCTATATCCCAAAAGTCGGCTTATCGTTGGGTTTTTGACAATTTCTTGGAGGAGAAATATACATTGTGTGTGACAACCGAAATATTGATGGAATATGAGGAGATTTTGAGCAGACACATGGGAGAACAAGTTGCTTCTGTTATTTTACAAATCATTGAAAATGCACCCAATGTAGAACTGATTACCCGATATTTTAAGTGGAACTTGATTACTGTCGACCCTGACGACAATAAATTTGTGGATTGTGCCATAGCAGCAGGGGCGAAATATTTGGTGACACATGATAAGCATTTTGATATTCTATCTAATGTAGATTTTCCGAAAGTAGATGTAATTGCAGCGGAAGAATTTAAAGAAATACTGGATAATTAA